A genomic region of Manihot esculenta cultivar AM560-2 chromosome 15, M.esculenta_v8, whole genome shotgun sequence contains the following coding sequences:
- the LOC122721947 gene encoding putative uncharacterized protein DDB_G0290521: protein MWKKLGLPKPIPSDSDDEAWDTTPPATINTETPPATSTATGRTDSPAVQTYRRQKKRQRTPPPPSTIVPTANPKGETPSEATTSSGHGQKRPRTQSPPPPPRSETEPETTIATHPAGHEEGDVPSTLPTSTPSDTLSDVPSDVPTDAPTDLPSDTPTDAPSNVPSATPSDVPTNVPTDAPTDLPSDTLSDVPSDTLSDMPSNLPSDLPRSAYPDHIVKALTFNKISERTRLLKISSLPYHPGIRHSHGL from the exons atgtggaagaaactagGGCTACCGAAACCCATCCCCTCCGACAGTGACGATGAGGCGTGGGACACCACTCCACCAGCCACCATCAACACCGAGACACCACCGGCCACAAGTACAGCAACAGGACGCACCGACTCACCGGCCGTCCAGACATATCGCCGGCAAAAGAAACGGCAAAGAACGCCGCCACCACCATCCACAATAGTCCCGACGGCGAACCCTAAGGGCGAAACGCCATCAGAAGCCACCACTTCCTCCGGCCACGgccagaaacggccaagaactcAGTCGCCACCTCCACCGCCGAGATCAGAGACAGAACCAGAAACCACCATTGCCACACATCCCGCAGGTCATGAGGAAGGCGATGTGCCCAGCACTTTGCCCACTAGTACGCCCAGTGATACGCTCAGCGATGTGCCCAGCGATGTGCCCACTGATGCGCCCACGGACCTGCCTAGTGATACGCCCACTGATGCACCCAGCAATGTGCCAAGCGCTACGCCTAGCGATGTGCCCACTAATGTGCCCACTGATGCGCCCACGGACTTACCAAGTGATACGCTCAGCGATGTGCCCAGCGACACACTCAGCGATATGCCCAGcaatttgcccagcgatttgcccaggtcAGCATACCCAGATCACATCGTCAAAGCACTGACATTCAACAAAATTTCTGAGCGCACCAGGCTGCTTAAAATCTCATCCCTACCATATCACCCAG GAATTCGGCAtagccatgggctgtga